One Pongo pygmaeus isolate AG05252 chromosome 10, NHGRI_mPonPyg2-v2.0_pri, whole genome shotgun sequence genomic window carries:
- the PRDM4 gene encoding PR domain zinc finger protein 4 isoform X3 — protein MHHRMNEMNLSPVGMEQLTSSSVSNALPVSGSHLGLAASPTHSAIPAPGLPVAIPNLGPSLSSLPSALSLMLPMGIGDRGVMCGLPERNYTLPPPPYPHLESSYFRTILPGILSYLADRPPPQYIHPNSINVDGNTALSITNNPSALDPYQSNGNVGLEPGIVSIDSRSVNTHGAQSLHPSDGHEVALDTAITMENVSRVTSPISTDGMAEELTMDGVAGEHSQIPNGSRSHEPLSVDSVSNNLAADAVGHGGVIPMHGNGLELPVVMETDHIASRVNGMSDSALSDSIHTVAMSTNSVSVALSTSHNLASLESVSLHEVGLSLEPVAVSSITQEVAMGTGHVDVSSDSLSFVPPSLQMEDSNSNKENMATLFTIWCTLCDRAYPSDCPEHGPVTFVPDTPIESRARLSLPKQLVLRQSIVGAEVGVWTGETIPVRTCFGPLIGQQSHSMEVAEWTDKAVNHIWKIYHNGVLEFCIITADENECNWMMFVRKARNREEQNLVAYPHDGKIFFCTSQDIPPENELLFYYSRDYAQQIGVPEHPDVHLCNCGKECNSYTEFKAHLTSHIHNHLPTQGHSGSHGPSHSKERKWKCSMCPQAFISPSKLHVHFMGHMGMKPHKCDFCSKAFSDPSNLRTHLKIHTGQKNYRCTLCDKSFTQKAHLESHMVIHTGEKNLKCDYCDKLFMRRQDLKQHVLIHTQLECNGVILAHCNLHFPCSSSPPTSASEVAGTTGERHHNQKVTS, from the exons ATGCATCACAG GATGAATGAAATGAACCTGAGCCCAGTGGGGATGGAGCAGCTGACTTCATCCTCTGTGAGCAATGCCTTGCCAGTCTCAGGAAGTCATCTGGGATTGGCTGCCTCACCCACTCACAGTGCCATCCCTGCCCCAG gCCTCCCAGTGGCAATTCCAAATCTGGGTCCCTCCCTGAGCTCTCTGCCTTCTGCTCTGTCTTTAATGTTACCGATGGGTATTGGGGATCGAGGGGTGATGTGTGGGTTACCTGAAAGAAACTACACCCTACCTCCACCACCTTACCCTCACCTGGAGAGCAGTTATTTCAGAACCATTCTACCTG gcattttatcttatttagCTGACAGACCACCTCCTCAGTACATCCACCCCAACTCTATAAATGTTGATGGTAATACAGCATTATCTATCACCAATAACCCTTCAGCACTAGATCCCTATCAGTCCAATGGAAATGTTGGATTAGAACCAGGCATTGTTTCAATAGACTCTCGCTCTGTGAACACACATGGTGCCCAAAGTCTTCATCCCAGTGATGGCCATGAGGTGGCCTTGGACACAGCAATCACTATGGAGAACGTTTCTAGGGTTACCAGCCCAATTTCGACAGATGGAATGGCAGAGGAGCTTACAATGGATGGTGTTGCAGGCGAGCATTCCCAAATCCCAAATGGCTCCAGAAGTCATGAACCTCTGTCTGTGGATTCTGTGAGCAACAACCTTGCAGCAGACGCTGTAGGACATGGTGGTGTGATACCCATGCATGGGAATGGCTTGGAGCTCCCTGTGGTCATGGAGACAGACCACATTGCAAGCCGGGTCAATGGCATGTCTGACAGTGCCCTCAGTGACTCCATTCACACTGTGGCCATGAGCACCAACTCTGTAAGCGTGGCACTCTCTACCTCACACAACCTTGCCTCCCTAGAATCTGTTTCCCTCCATGAAGTTGGCCTCAGCCTAGAACCTGTGGCTGTCTCCTCCATCACCCAGGAGGTTGCTATGGGGACAGGTCATGTAGATGTATCTTCAGACAGTCTTTCTTTTGTACCACCTTCACTGCAAATGGAAGACTCCAATTCAAACAAGGAAAACATGGCAACCTTGTTTACAATTT GGTGTACTCTGTGTGACCGCGCCTATCCCTCGGACTGTCCCGAACATGGACCAGTGACTTTTGTTCCTGACACTCCAATAGAGAGCAGAGCAAGGCTTTCTCTCCCAAAGCAGCTTGTTCTCCGTCAGTCAATTGTGGGAGCAGAAGTTG GTGTATGGACTGGAGAAACCATTCCTGTGCGGACTTGCTTTGGACCTCTAATTGGCCAGCAGAGTCACTCCATGGAAGTCGCAGAATGGACAGACAAGGCGGTTAACCATATCTGGAAG ATATACCACAATGGTGTCCTGGAATTCTGCATCATTACAGCTGATGAAAATGAATGTAATTGGATGATGTTTGTGCGCAAAGCCAG GAACCGGGAAGAGCAGAATTTGGTGGCTTATCCTCATGATGGAAAAATCTTTTTCTGCACCTCACAAGATATCCCTCCTGAAAATGAActgcttttttattatagccGAGATTATGCTCAGCAGATTG gtgttcCTGAACACCCAGATGTGCATCTCTGTAACTGTGGTAAGGAGTGCAATTCTTACACAGAGTTCAAAGCCCATCTGACCAGCCACATCCATAACCATCTTCCTACCCAGGGACATAGCGGCAGCCATGGGCCAAGTCACAGCAAAGAAAGGAAGTGGAAATGCTCAATGTGCCCCCAAGCTTTTATCTCTCCTTCCAAACTTCATGTCCACTTTATGGGTCACATGGGTATGAAGCCCCACAAGTGTGATTTCTGTAGCAAGGCTTTTAGTGATCCCAGCAACCTGCGGACCCACCTCAAGATACATACAG GTCAGAAGAACTACAGGTGTACCTTGTGTGACAAGTCTTTCACCCAGAAGGCTCACCTGGAGTCCCACATGGTTATCCACACTGGGGAGAAGAATCTTAAGTGTGATTACTGTGACAAGTTGTTTATGCGGAGGCAGGACCTCAAGCAGCATGTGCTCATCCACACTCA
- the PRDM4 gene encoding PR domain zinc finger protein 4 isoform X1, which yields MHHRMNEMNLSPVGMEQLTSSSVSNALPVSGSHLGLAASPTHSAIPAPGLPVAIPNLGPSLSSLPSALSLMLPMGIGDRGVMCGLPERNYTLPPPPYPHLESSYFRTILPGILSYLADRPPPQYIHPNSINVDGNTALSITNNPSALDPYQSNGNVGLEPGIVSIDSRSVNTHGAQSLHPSDGHEVALDTAITMENVSRVTSPISTDGMAEELTMDGVAGEHSQIPNGSRSHEPLSVDSVSNNLAADAVGHGGVIPMHGNGLELPVVMETDHIASRVNGMSDSALSDSIHTVAMSTNSVSVALSTSHNLASLESVSLHEVGLSLEPVAVSSITQEVAMGTGHVDVSSDSLSFVPPSLQMEDSNSNKENMATLFTIWCTLCDRAYPSDCPEHGPVTFVPDTPIESRARLSLPKQLVLRQSIVGAEVGVWTGETIPVRTCFGPLIGQQSHSMEVAEWTDKAVNHIWKIYHNGVLEFCIITADENECNWMMFVRKARNREEQNLVAYPHDGKIFFCTSQDIPPENELLFYYSRDYAQQIGVPEHPDVHLCNCGKECNSYTEFKAHLTSHIHNHLPTQGHSGSHGPSHSKERKWKCSMCPQAFISPSKLHVHFMGHMGMKPHKCDFCSKAFSDPSNLRTHLKIHTGQKNYRCTLCDKSFTQKAHLESHMVIHTGEKNLKCDYCDKLFMRRQDLKQHVLIHTQERQIKCPKCDKLFLRTNHLKKHLNSHEGKRDYVCEKCTKAYLTKYHLTRHLKTCKGPTSSSSAPEEEEEDDSEEEDLADSVGTEDCRINSAVYSADESLSAHK from the exons ATGCATCACAG GATGAATGAAATGAACCTGAGCCCAGTGGGGATGGAGCAGCTGACTTCATCCTCTGTGAGCAATGCCTTGCCAGTCTCAGGAAGTCATCTGGGATTGGCTGCCTCACCCACTCACAGTGCCATCCCTGCCCCAG gCCTCCCAGTGGCAATTCCAAATCTGGGTCCCTCCCTGAGCTCTCTGCCTTCTGCTCTGTCTTTAATGTTACCGATGGGTATTGGGGATCGAGGGGTGATGTGTGGGTTACCTGAAAGAAACTACACCCTACCTCCACCACCTTACCCTCACCTGGAGAGCAGTTATTTCAGAACCATTCTACCTG gcattttatcttatttagCTGACAGACCACCTCCTCAGTACATCCACCCCAACTCTATAAATGTTGATGGTAATACAGCATTATCTATCACCAATAACCCTTCAGCACTAGATCCCTATCAGTCCAATGGAAATGTTGGATTAGAACCAGGCATTGTTTCAATAGACTCTCGCTCTGTGAACACACATGGTGCCCAAAGTCTTCATCCCAGTGATGGCCATGAGGTGGCCTTGGACACAGCAATCACTATGGAGAACGTTTCTAGGGTTACCAGCCCAATTTCGACAGATGGAATGGCAGAGGAGCTTACAATGGATGGTGTTGCAGGCGAGCATTCCCAAATCCCAAATGGCTCCAGAAGTCATGAACCTCTGTCTGTGGATTCTGTGAGCAACAACCTTGCAGCAGACGCTGTAGGACATGGTGGTGTGATACCCATGCATGGGAATGGCTTGGAGCTCCCTGTGGTCATGGAGACAGACCACATTGCAAGCCGGGTCAATGGCATGTCTGACAGTGCCCTCAGTGACTCCATTCACACTGTGGCCATGAGCACCAACTCTGTAAGCGTGGCACTCTCTACCTCACACAACCTTGCCTCCCTAGAATCTGTTTCCCTCCATGAAGTTGGCCTCAGCCTAGAACCTGTGGCTGTCTCCTCCATCACCCAGGAGGTTGCTATGGGGACAGGTCATGTAGATGTATCTTCAGACAGTCTTTCTTTTGTACCACCTTCACTGCAAATGGAAGACTCCAATTCAAACAAGGAAAACATGGCAACCTTGTTTACAATTT GGTGTACTCTGTGTGACCGCGCCTATCCCTCGGACTGTCCCGAACATGGACCAGTGACTTTTGTTCCTGACACTCCAATAGAGAGCAGAGCAAGGCTTTCTCTCCCAAAGCAGCTTGTTCTCCGTCAGTCAATTGTGGGAGCAGAAGTTG GTGTATGGACTGGAGAAACCATTCCTGTGCGGACTTGCTTTGGACCTCTAATTGGCCAGCAGAGTCACTCCATGGAAGTCGCAGAATGGACAGACAAGGCGGTTAACCATATCTGGAAG ATATACCACAATGGTGTCCTGGAATTCTGCATCATTACAGCTGATGAAAATGAATGTAATTGGATGATGTTTGTGCGCAAAGCCAG GAACCGGGAAGAGCAGAATTTGGTGGCTTATCCTCATGATGGAAAAATCTTTTTCTGCACCTCACAAGATATCCCTCCTGAAAATGAActgcttttttattatagccGAGATTATGCTCAGCAGATTG gtgttcCTGAACACCCAGATGTGCATCTCTGTAACTGTGGTAAGGAGTGCAATTCTTACACAGAGTTCAAAGCCCATCTGACCAGCCACATCCATAACCATCTTCCTACCCAGGGACATAGCGGCAGCCATGGGCCAAGTCACAGCAAAGAAAGGAAGTGGAAATGCTCAATGTGCCCCCAAGCTTTTATCTCTCCTTCCAAACTTCATGTCCACTTTATGGGTCACATGGGTATGAAGCCCCACAAGTGTGATTTCTGTAGCAAGGCTTTTAGTGATCCCAGCAACCTGCGGACCCACCTCAAGATACATACAG GTCAGAAGAACTACAGGTGTACCTTGTGTGACAAGTCTTTCACCCAGAAGGCTCACCTGGAGTCCCACATGGTTATCCACACTGGGGAGAAGAATCTTAAGTGTGATTACTGTGACAAGTTGTTTATGCGGAGGCAGGACCTCAAGCAGCATGTGCTCATCCACACTCA AGAACGCCAGATCAAGTGTCCCAAGTGTGATAAGCTGTTCTTGAGAACAAATCACTTAAAGAAGCATCTCAATTCTCATGAAGGAAAACGGGATTATGTCTGTGAAAAATGTACAAAGGCTTATCTAACCAAATACCATCTCACCCGCCACCTGAAAACCTGCAAAGGGCCCACCTCCAGTTCATCAGCaccagaggaggaagaagaggatgaCTCAGAAGAGGAAGATCTAGCAGACTCTGTGGGGACAGAAGACTGTAGGATTAACAGTGCTGTGTATTCAGCGGATGAGTCTCTTTCTGcacataaataa
- the PRDM4 gene encoding PR domain zinc finger protein 4 isoform X2 — translation MHHRMNEMNLSPVGMEQLTSSSVSNALPVSGSHLGLAASPTHSAIPAPGLPVAIPNLGPSLSSLPSALSLMLPMGIGDRGVMCGLPERNYTLPPPPYPHLESSYFRTILPGILSYLADRPPPQYIHPNSINVDGNTALSITNNPSALDPYQSNGNVGLEPGIVSIDSRSVNTHGAQSLHPSDGHEVALDTAITMENVSRVTSPISTDGMAEELTMDGVAGEHSQIPNGSRSHEPLSVDSVSNNLAADAVGHGGVIPMHGNGLELPVVMETDHIASRVNGMSDSALSDSIHTVAMSTNSVSVALSTSHNLASLESVSLHEVGLSLEPVAVSSITQEVAMGTGHVDVSSDSLSFVPPSLQMEDSNSNKENMATLFTIWCTLCDRAYPSDCPEHGPVTFVPDTPIESRARLSLPKQLVLRQSIVGAEVGVWTGETIPVRTCFGPLIGQQSHSMEVAEWTDKAVNHIWKIYHNGVLEFCIITADENECNWMMFVRKARNREEQNLVAYPHDGKIFFCTSQDIPPENELLFYYSRDYAQQIGVPEHPDVHLCNCGKECNSYTEFKAHLTSHIHNHLPTQGHSGSHGPSHSKERKWKCSMCPQAFISPSKLHVHFMGHMGMKPHKCDFCSKAFSDPSNLRTHLKIHTGQKNYRCTLCDKSFTQKAHLESHMVIHTGEKNLKCDYCDKLFMRRQDLKQHVLIHTQLECNGVILAHCNLHFPCSSSPPTSASEVAGTTESDKLIHSQVQWLTPVILALWEAEACGSLEVRSSRPAWPTW, via the exons ATGCATCACAG GATGAATGAAATGAACCTGAGCCCAGTGGGGATGGAGCAGCTGACTTCATCCTCTGTGAGCAATGCCTTGCCAGTCTCAGGAAGTCATCTGGGATTGGCTGCCTCACCCACTCACAGTGCCATCCCTGCCCCAG gCCTCCCAGTGGCAATTCCAAATCTGGGTCCCTCCCTGAGCTCTCTGCCTTCTGCTCTGTCTTTAATGTTACCGATGGGTATTGGGGATCGAGGGGTGATGTGTGGGTTACCTGAAAGAAACTACACCCTACCTCCACCACCTTACCCTCACCTGGAGAGCAGTTATTTCAGAACCATTCTACCTG gcattttatcttatttagCTGACAGACCACCTCCTCAGTACATCCACCCCAACTCTATAAATGTTGATGGTAATACAGCATTATCTATCACCAATAACCCTTCAGCACTAGATCCCTATCAGTCCAATGGAAATGTTGGATTAGAACCAGGCATTGTTTCAATAGACTCTCGCTCTGTGAACACACATGGTGCCCAAAGTCTTCATCCCAGTGATGGCCATGAGGTGGCCTTGGACACAGCAATCACTATGGAGAACGTTTCTAGGGTTACCAGCCCAATTTCGACAGATGGAATGGCAGAGGAGCTTACAATGGATGGTGTTGCAGGCGAGCATTCCCAAATCCCAAATGGCTCCAGAAGTCATGAACCTCTGTCTGTGGATTCTGTGAGCAACAACCTTGCAGCAGACGCTGTAGGACATGGTGGTGTGATACCCATGCATGGGAATGGCTTGGAGCTCCCTGTGGTCATGGAGACAGACCACATTGCAAGCCGGGTCAATGGCATGTCTGACAGTGCCCTCAGTGACTCCATTCACACTGTGGCCATGAGCACCAACTCTGTAAGCGTGGCACTCTCTACCTCACACAACCTTGCCTCCCTAGAATCTGTTTCCCTCCATGAAGTTGGCCTCAGCCTAGAACCTGTGGCTGTCTCCTCCATCACCCAGGAGGTTGCTATGGGGACAGGTCATGTAGATGTATCTTCAGACAGTCTTTCTTTTGTACCACCTTCACTGCAAATGGAAGACTCCAATTCAAACAAGGAAAACATGGCAACCTTGTTTACAATTT GGTGTACTCTGTGTGACCGCGCCTATCCCTCGGACTGTCCCGAACATGGACCAGTGACTTTTGTTCCTGACACTCCAATAGAGAGCAGAGCAAGGCTTTCTCTCCCAAAGCAGCTTGTTCTCCGTCAGTCAATTGTGGGAGCAGAAGTTG GTGTATGGACTGGAGAAACCATTCCTGTGCGGACTTGCTTTGGACCTCTAATTGGCCAGCAGAGTCACTCCATGGAAGTCGCAGAATGGACAGACAAGGCGGTTAACCATATCTGGAAG ATATACCACAATGGTGTCCTGGAATTCTGCATCATTACAGCTGATGAAAATGAATGTAATTGGATGATGTTTGTGCGCAAAGCCAG GAACCGGGAAGAGCAGAATTTGGTGGCTTATCCTCATGATGGAAAAATCTTTTTCTGCACCTCACAAGATATCCCTCCTGAAAATGAActgcttttttattatagccGAGATTATGCTCAGCAGATTG gtgttcCTGAACACCCAGATGTGCATCTCTGTAACTGTGGTAAGGAGTGCAATTCTTACACAGAGTTCAAAGCCCATCTGACCAGCCACATCCATAACCATCTTCCTACCCAGGGACATAGCGGCAGCCATGGGCCAAGTCACAGCAAAGAAAGGAAGTGGAAATGCTCAATGTGCCCCCAAGCTTTTATCTCTCCTTCCAAACTTCATGTCCACTTTATGGGTCACATGGGTATGAAGCCCCACAAGTGTGATTTCTGTAGCAAGGCTTTTAGTGATCCCAGCAACCTGCGGACCCACCTCAAGATACATACAG GTCAGAAGAACTACAGGTGTACCTTGTGTGACAAGTCTTTCACCCAGAAGGCTCACCTGGAGTCCCACATGGTTATCCACACTGGGGAGAAGAATCTTAAGTGTGATTACTGTGACAAGTTGTTTATGCGGAGGCAGGACCTCAAGCAGCATGTGCTCATCCACACTCA